One genomic segment of Hordeum vulgare subsp. vulgare chromosome 2H, MorexV3_pseudomolecules_assembly, whole genome shotgun sequence includes these proteins:
- the LOC123426690 gene encoding uncharacterized protein LOC123426690, whose protein sequence is MAQRWLLVTRFYLTFAFRGHRSQPSNPDSYLVPAPSFGGLRSASSAGSTPSNRPYRAPSMAAPALPLANHAAATATATARYLHRNHQLLQPKRQLPPGFLAARPLRQPRRPLSAVPETKEEEAKTADEITEKYGLEVGLWKIFSSKEEEEGGEEGKTKKSRTDQAKELLGKYGGAYLATSITLSLISFTACYLLINAGVDVQQLLGKIGIATDETGGKVGTFALAYAAHKAASPIRFPPTVALTPVVANWIGKIAKGGEGD, encoded by the exons ATGGCGCAGCGATGGCTACTTGTCACCCGCTTCTACCTCACGTTTGCATTCCGTGGGCATCGATCCCAGCCGTCGAACCCCGATTCCTATCTCGTCCCCGCCCCCTCCTTCGGCGGTCTTCGCTCTGCATCCTCTGCTGGTTCCACTCCATCCAATCGTCCGTACCGTGCTCCATCCATGGCCGCACCAGCTCTGCCCCTTGCCAACCACGCCGCGGCCACGGCCACGGCCACGGCCAGATACCTCCACCGCAACCACCAGTTGCTGCAGCCCAAGAGGCAGCTCCCACCCGGCTTCCTCGCCGCTCGGCCTCTCCGGCAGCCGCGCCGGCCGCTCTCCGCCGTGCCGGaaaccaaggaggaggaggccaagacgGCCGATGAGATCACCGAGAAGTACGGCCTCGAGGTCGGCCTCTGGAAA ATATTTAgctcgaaggaggaggaggagggaggcgagGAGGGGAAGACAAAGAAGTCGAGAACTGACCAGGCCAAGGAGCTCCTGGGCAAGTACGGCGGCGCGTACCTGGCCACCTCGATCACGCTCTCGCTCATCTCCTTCACCGCATGCTACCTCCTCATCAACGCCGGCGTCGACGTCCAGCAGCTGCTCGGCAAG ATTGGGATCGCCACGGACGAGACCGGAGGCAAGGTGGGGACATTCGCGCTGGCCTACGCCGCGCATAAGGCAGCGTCGCCGATAAGGTTCCCGCCGACTGTGGCGCTGACGCCGGTGGTCGCCAACTGGATAGGGAAGATCGCCAAGGGAGGCGAAGGCGACTGA
- the LOC123426689 gene encoding transcription factor E2FA-like isoform X1 codes for MSGGGRPQAAQQIVQSVQKCVPLDPERPPFAVPDEYHQFPLPPSSSAAAAASRGSAGGDVEEGIVIRTPLKRKAPSGENDAIESTEWIITNPGFTEGVSSPHMTPVSGKAARTYKSKAKGSNDGLQTPISNAGSPGTPFTPGSSRAEHSLGELTKKFISLLKQAEDGILDLNNVAEILVVKKRRIYDITNVLEGIGLLEKKLKNRIRWRGLDDSGTNLDNEISVLETELEDLGLQEKALDKRISEMQEKVRELTEEENNKRWLYLTEDDIKGLPCFQNETLIAIKAPHGTTLEVPDPDEAGDYTQRRYTIVIRSAMGSIDLYLVSKFEENMEELVGVATPPRHANVAGPASTDRFIATEAGQSSRSKDKLPNIQHIHRTPDLNAQEFGGMAKITPVFDVDADYFLLTDGDGSSITDMWRTAPEVQWDQLLAEEATAPRTPKRQPAVVGKSTAVGPTCG; via the exons ATGTCGGGAGGCGGCCGGCCGCAGGCCGCGCAGCAGATCGTGCAATCGGTGCAGAAGTGCGTTCCGCTGGACCCGGAGCGTCCGCCCTTCGCCGTCCCCGACGAATACCATCAGTTCCCCTTGCCGCCGTCCTCCTCCGCCGCGGCAGCAGCATCCCGGGGCAGCGCTGGCGGCGATGTCGAGGAGGGGATCGTCATCAGGACGCCC CTAAAAAGAAAAGCTCCAAGTGGAGAAAATGATGCCATTGAGTCAACTGAATGGATCATAACCAACCCTGGGTTTACTGAAGGAGTTAGCAGTCCACATATGACCCCTGTATCTGGAAAAGCTGCTAGGACATACAAATCAAAGGCTAAAGGCAGCAACGATGGATTGCAGACCCCTATATCAAATGCTG GTTCACCTGGTACTCCATTTACTCCTGGTTCTTCCCGTGCTGAACATTCATTAG GGGAATTGACTAAAAAGTTCATCAGTTTGCTCAAGCAGGCTGAAGATGGCATTTTAGATTTGAATAATGTTGCAGAGATATTAGTG GTTAAAAAAAGACGCATATACGACATCACAAATGTCCTTGAAGGAATTGGGCTGTTAGAAAAGAAGCTTAAGAACAGAATCCGTTGGAG GGGTTTGGATGACTCAGGAACTAACTTAGATAATGAAATTTCAGTTTTGGAG ACAGAACTTGAAGATCTTGGTCTCCAAGAAAAAGCATTGGATAAACGTATAAG TGAAATGCAGGAAAAGGTGAGGGAGTTAACTGAAGAGGAGAACAATAAGAG GTGGCTATACCTTACCGAGGATGACATCAAGGGACTGCCCTGCTTTCAG AATGAAACACTAATCGCGATAAAAGCACCTCATGGTACTACACTGGAAGTACCAGATCCTGATGAG GCTGGTGATTATACCCAAAGGAGATACACAATCGTAATAAGGAGTGCAATGGGTTCCATCGATCTTTACCTGGTTAG TAAATTTGAGGAAAACATGGAAGAGCTGGTTGGTGTGGCAACGCCTCCAAGGCATGCAAATGTGGCAGGACCTGCCTCCACAGACAGATTCATAGCAACAGAAGCTGGACAAAGCAGCAGATCAAAAGACAAGTTGCCGAATATCCAGCATATCCACAGAACTCCAGATCTAAATGCTCAAGAGTTTGGAGGGATGGCAAAGATAACTCCAGTTTTTGAT GTTGATGCTGACTACTTCCTTCTCACTGACGGCGATGGCAGCAGCATTACAGATATGTGGAGAACAGCAC CAGAAGTGCAGTGGGATCAGTTGTTAGCCGAAGAGGCAACCGCCCCTCGTACACCCAAGCGACAGCCAGCAGTTGTCGGTAAATCCACAGCTGTAGGCCCAACCTGTGGATAG
- the LOC123426689 gene encoding transcription factor E2FA-like isoform X2 has product MSGGGRPQAAQQIVQSVQKCVPLDPERPPFAVPDEYHQFPLPPSSSAAAAASRGSAGGDVEEGIVIRTPLKRKAPSGENDAIESTEWIITNPGFTEGVSSPHMTPVSGKAARTYKSKAKGSNDGLQTPISNAGSPGTPFTPGSSRAEHSLGELTKKFISLLKQAEDGILDLNNVAEILVVKKRRIYDITNVLEGIGLLEKKLKNRIRWRGLDDSGTNLDNEISVLETELEDLGLQEKALDKRISEMQEKVRELTEEENNKRWLYLTEDDIKGLPCFQNETLIAIKAPHGTTLEVPDPDEAGDYTQRRYTIVIRSAMGSIDLYLVSKFEENMEELVGVATPPRHANVAGPASTDRFIATEAGQSSRSKDKLPNIQHIHRTPDLNAQEFGGMAKITPVFDVDADYFLLTDGDGSSITDMWRTALLN; this is encoded by the exons ATGTCGGGAGGCGGCCGGCCGCAGGCCGCGCAGCAGATCGTGCAATCGGTGCAGAAGTGCGTTCCGCTGGACCCGGAGCGTCCGCCCTTCGCCGTCCCCGACGAATACCATCAGTTCCCCTTGCCGCCGTCCTCCTCCGCCGCGGCAGCAGCATCCCGGGGCAGCGCTGGCGGCGATGTCGAGGAGGGGATCGTCATCAGGACGCCC CTAAAAAGAAAAGCTCCAAGTGGAGAAAATGATGCCATTGAGTCAACTGAATGGATCATAACCAACCCTGGGTTTACTGAAGGAGTTAGCAGTCCACATATGACCCCTGTATCTGGAAAAGCTGCTAGGACATACAAATCAAAGGCTAAAGGCAGCAACGATGGATTGCAGACCCCTATATCAAATGCTG GTTCACCTGGTACTCCATTTACTCCTGGTTCTTCCCGTGCTGAACATTCATTAG GGGAATTGACTAAAAAGTTCATCAGTTTGCTCAAGCAGGCTGAAGATGGCATTTTAGATTTGAATAATGTTGCAGAGATATTAGTG GTTAAAAAAAGACGCATATACGACATCACAAATGTCCTTGAAGGAATTGGGCTGTTAGAAAAGAAGCTTAAGAACAGAATCCGTTGGAG GGGTTTGGATGACTCAGGAACTAACTTAGATAATGAAATTTCAGTTTTGGAG ACAGAACTTGAAGATCTTGGTCTCCAAGAAAAAGCATTGGATAAACGTATAAG TGAAATGCAGGAAAAGGTGAGGGAGTTAACTGAAGAGGAGAACAATAAGAG GTGGCTATACCTTACCGAGGATGACATCAAGGGACTGCCCTGCTTTCAG AATGAAACACTAATCGCGATAAAAGCACCTCATGGTACTACACTGGAAGTACCAGATCCTGATGAG GCTGGTGATTATACCCAAAGGAGATACACAATCGTAATAAGGAGTGCAATGGGTTCCATCGATCTTTACCTGGTTAG TAAATTTGAGGAAAACATGGAAGAGCTGGTTGGTGTGGCAACGCCTCCAAGGCATGCAAATGTGGCAGGACCTGCCTCCACAGACAGATTCATAGCAACAGAAGCTGGACAAAGCAGCAGATCAAAAGACAAGTTGCCGAATATCCAGCATATCCACAGAACTCCAGATCTAAATGCTCAAGAGTTTGGAGGGATGGCAAAGATAACTCCAGTTTTTGAT GTTGATGCTGACTACTTCCTTCTCACTGACGGCGATGGCAGCAGCATTACAGATATGTGGAGAACAGCAC TACTTAACTAA